From Pyrenophora tritici-repentis strain M4 chromosome 1, whole genome shotgun sequence, the proteins below share one genomic window:
- a CDS encoding KsgA, Dimethyladenosine transferase (rRNA methylation): MPKAKQKRTKGADKDASPYARPTSAKASAAHSIFKMDKDLGQHILKNPGVATAIVQKAHLKQSDHVLEVGPGTGNLTVLILKAAKQVTAVEMDPRMAAELTKRVQGSPEEKRLTIRLGDVIKAELPRFDVCISNTPYQISSPLVFKLLALQHPPRCCILMFQREFAMRLFARPGEKLYSRLSVNVQMWSKVSHVMKVGRNNFNPPPQVESNVVRIEPKNPRPQIAYEEWDGLLRICFVRKNRTLRASFLGTAAVLELLASNYRLFCAQNDIPVDDTPLDPSEMVEPETMEVDDEFNGFSDPDDPDDELPDFFKQK, from the exons ATGCCAAAAGCAAAGCAAAAGCGCACCAAAGGCGCCGATAAAGATGCCTCGCCTTACGCACGCCCGACGTCTGCCAAAGCCTCAGCCGCACACTCAATCTTCAAGATGGACAAAGACCTCGGTCAACATATCCTTAAAAACCCTGGTGTCGCAACCGCCATTGTGCAAAAAGCGCACCTCAAGCAAAGCGACCACGTCCTTGAAGTCGGACCAGGAACCGGCAACTTGACAGTATTGATCCTCAAAGCAGCGAAGCAAGTCACAGCCGTGGAAATGGACCCTCGAATGGCGGCCGAACTCACAAAGCGAGTGCAAGGCAGCCCAGAAGAAAAGCGTCTCACAATCCGCCTAGGCGACGTGATAAAAGCCGAACTCCCACGCTTCGACGTCTGCATAAGCAATACGCCGTACCAAATCAGTTCGCCTCTGGTCTTCAAGCTCCTCGCTCTGCAACACCCCCCGCGCTGCTGCATACTCATGTTCCAGCGCGAATTCGCCATGCGCCTCTTCGCACGCCCCGGCGAAAAACTCTACTCCAGACTCTCTGTAAACGTGCAGATGTGGTCCAAAGTCAGCCACGTCATGAAAGTCGGTCGTAACAACTTCAATCCGCCTCCTCAGGTCGAATCGAACGTCGTGCGCATCGAGCCCAAGAATCCAAGGCCGCAGATAGCATATGAAGAGTGGGATGGCTTGTTACGCATCTGCTTTGTGCGTAAGAACAGGACGCTTCGTGCGTCGTTTTTGGGTACGGCGGCTGTGTTGGAACTCCTGGCGAGTAACTACCGGTTGTTTTGCGCGCAGAATGATATCCCGGTTGACGATACGCCGCTTGATCCGAGTGAGATGGTGGAGCCGGAGACTATGGAGGTGGATGACGAGTTCAATGGCTTCTCGGATCCAGATGACCCAGATGATGAGTTGCCTGACTTCTTCAAGCA AAAGTGA